From a region of the Streptomyces sp. NBC_01454 genome:
- a CDS encoding tyrosine-type recombinase/integrase, whose protein sequence is MNNDAGYPFPPEDETHAMSLAAYGERRWPAAMHGLETLTMSPYQAGWRLRVVPSIGHVPVREVTRRVVNRALHCWIADECGLSTVKNSLAVLVRVLEQAVRDGALDANPARVAGWQQEYQRAQRERTTPRALALPDVRTLERLAASLVERSSDGYQGWGDAVRFAAWTGTRFSEVSGLQAQDIDVSTWTWHVQRFTVSEPDGPGDRACRGRHQRVVPLRPAVRELTAERLEAARHTPQARLFTGPDGSRFTAAVLRDSTRWDDVVTELGHEYLRRQDLRHTGLTWMADAGLPLPLLCGAAGRPLEDARRYLPPDRLPLPAQSHGEPPASQAPVPTQGGGRTLFLPRPHG, encoded by the coding sequence ATGAACAACGATGCCGGGTATCCGTTTCCCCCCGAGGACGAGACCCATGCGATGTCACTCGCCGCCTACGGGGAGCGGCGGTGGCCGGCCGCGATGCACGGTCTGGAGACGCTGACCATGTCCCCGTACCAGGCCGGGTGGCGACTGCGGGTCGTTCCCAGCATCGGCCACGTCCCCGTCCGCGAGGTCACCCGCCGGGTGGTCAATCGCGCACTGCACTGCTGGATCGCCGACGAATGCGGCCTGTCGACGGTGAAGAACAGCCTGGCCGTGCTGGTCCGCGTCCTGGAACAGGCCGTCCGCGACGGGGCGCTGGACGCCAATCCGGCCCGGGTGGCCGGCTGGCAGCAGGAGTATCAGCGTGCGCAGCGCGAGCGCACCACGCCCAGGGCGCTGGCCCTGCCGGACGTGCGGACGCTGGAGCGGCTGGCGGCTTCGCTCGTGGAGCGGTCCTCCGACGGCTATCAGGGCTGGGGGGATGCCGTCCGGTTCGCCGCCTGGACCGGCACCCGTTTCAGCGAGGTGTCCGGCCTGCAGGCCCAGGACATCGACGTGAGCACCTGGACCTGGCACGTGCAGCGCTTCACCGTGTCCGAACCGGACGGCCCCGGCGACCGGGCCTGCCGGGGCCGGCACCAGCGGGTGGTGCCCCTGCGCCCCGCCGTGCGGGAACTGACGGCCGAGCGGCTGGAGGCGGCGCGCCACACCCCGCAGGCCCGGTTGTTCACCGGCCCGGACGGGAGCCGCTTCACCGCCGCCGTCCTGCGGGACAGCACCCGCTGGGACGACGTGGTGACCGAACTCGGTCACGAGTACCTCCGGCGCCAGGACCTTCGCCACACCGGACTGACCTGGATGGCGGACGCCGGGCTGCCGCTGCCCTTGCTGTGCGGCGCCGCCGGCCGGCCCCTGGAGGACGCCCGGCGGTATCTGCCCCCCGACCGGCTCCCCCTCCCTGCGCAGAGCCACGGCGAACCACCGGCAAGCCAGGCCCCCGTCCCCACCCAGGGCGGGGGCCGAACCCTTTTCCTCCCACGGCCCCATGGGTGA
- a CDS encoding beta-ketoacyl synthase N-terminal-like domain-containing protein: MKRASGNPESGSDGRNVVVTGVGFCLPGRTEPVFTADDMWAVVSNGQSCLKRDEVYYGSVGLTQEMFDERLPDVPPFFSRHYTAAHRFGLVSMAEATADAGLTFHGGALSEAAILVGRGGVDANVESYLSVLSADPGKTTAAEAMELFVAAEQAVTPSDVALVQAALTRSNGPCYTVSCGCASSAVQIGNARRMIAQGEVEVAVVTGVDVFNVHLIQNIERLLSGAQQTYDSLRTTGMPELLPSFRSLMRPYDRRADCINHGEGSATVIMESREHAARRGAHVYGQVLSTAMTRDGLANPLACDETGAELVTAVRRCLGDRWHIDDVPYVHGGSDGNVVVTAFEANAVKELYGPDSTVLMTSQEGCFGHNGAPAGCLGVAMTLMMLERGQVCPTANCEQPAEGLPFDPVPGIRTRALDFDYALSFNYQVGGVKNAILLGSPEAV; encoded by the coding sequence ATGAAGCGAGCGTCAGGGAACCCGGAAAGCGGAAGCGACGGCCGGAATGTGGTCGTGACCGGTGTCGGATTCTGTCTGCCCGGCCGCACGGAGCCGGTCTTCACGGCCGACGACATGTGGGCCGTCGTCTCCAACGGCCAATCCTGCCTCAAGCGTGACGAGGTGTACTACGGCTCGGTGGGGCTCACCCAGGAGATGTTCGACGAACGCCTCCCGGATGTCCCCCCGTTCTTCTCCCGGCATTACACAGCGGCCCACCGTTTCGGTCTGGTGTCGATGGCGGAAGCCACCGCGGATGCCGGGCTGACATTTCACGGCGGGGCGCTGAGCGAAGCGGCAATACTGGTGGGCCGCGGCGGCGTGGACGCGAACGTCGAAAGTTATCTTTCGGTGCTGAGCGCCGATCCCGGAAAGACCACCGCAGCCGAAGCCATGGAGCTGTTCGTCGCCGCCGAACAAGCCGTGACGCCCTCGGACGTCGCACTGGTCCAGGCGGCACTGACCCGCTCCAACGGTCCCTGCTACACCGTCTCGTGCGGCTGTGCCTCGTCTGCCGTGCAGATCGGCAACGCCCGGCGGATGATCGCCCAGGGCGAGGTCGAGGTGGCGGTCGTGACCGGGGTCGACGTGTTCAACGTCCACCTCATCCAGAACATCGAGCGGCTGCTGAGCGGGGCGCAGCAGACCTATGACTCGCTGCGCACCACCGGCATGCCCGAACTGCTGCCGTCCTTCCGCTCCCTGATGCGGCCCTACGACCGGCGGGCGGACTGCATCAACCACGGCGAGGGCTCCGCCACCGTGATCATGGAGAGCCGGGAGCACGCCGCCCGGCGCGGTGCACACGTCTACGGACAGGTGCTGTCCACCGCCATGACCCGCGACGGGCTGGCCAACCCGCTGGCGTGCGACGAGACCGGCGCGGAACTCGTCACCGCCGTCCGCCGCTGCCTCGGCGACCGCTGGCACATCGACGACGTGCCCTACGTCCACGGCGGCAGTGACGGCAATGTCGTCGTCACCGCCTTCGAGGCGAACGCCGTCAAGGAGCTGTACGGGCCCGACAGCACGGTGCTGATGACGTCCCAGGAAGGCTGCTTCGGCCACAACGGCGCACCGGCCGGCTGCCTGGGCGTCGCCATGACGCTGATGATGCTCGAACGGGGCCAGGTGTGCCCGACGGCCAACTGCGAACAGCCCGCCGAGGGACTGCCCTTCGACCCCGTCCCCGGCATCCGGACCCGCGCGCTCGATTTCGACTACGCGCTGTCCTTCAACTACCAGGTCGGCGGCGTGAAGAACGCCATCCTTCTCGGCAGCCCGGAAGCCGTGTGA
- a CDS encoding FAD-dependent monooxygenase gives MERSERARERGAVPPGRTVLISGASVAGPALAYWLGRYGFRTTVVELAPALRNGGFAVDFRGAAHLGVLERMGVLEDIRSHRTCGGAPLSFIDQQGRQLAAMPAEFAGGDVEILRSQLSRILYEHSLAPPGAAPGDAPEYLFGDSLTGLTETADGVRVTFERGAPRTFDLVIGADGQHSTVRRLAFGPESAYVSHLGYYVAAWDLPANAGDLGARQVGYGEPGRLVTVGRVARRAQEPGYTGEAFCVFAAEELSYDRRDLRSQKKAVAEAFEGAGWRTAELIESLRGAENLYFDAISRVDVPTWSRGRVGLLGDAAHGATVGGMGTGSAVVGAYVLAGELALAGGDHVTAFARYERTLRPYVTRCQEGGRGAGEFLAPPTQEAMDARNALLNDPAARAAMLGAGHDLSAAVELPDYPSLITAASAGGMGSTGRGCGIRTV, from the coding sequence ATGGAGCGGTCCGAACGGGCCCGGGAGCGGGGGGCGGTGCCGCCGGGGCGCACCGTTCTGATCTCGGGGGCCAGTGTCGCCGGGCCCGCCCTGGCCTACTGGCTCGGGCGCTACGGCTTCCGGACCACTGTGGTCGAGCTGGCCCCCGCCCTGCGGAACGGCGGCTTCGCGGTCGACTTCCGCGGCGCGGCCCACCTCGGGGTCCTGGAGCGGATGGGCGTCCTGGAGGACATCAGGAGCCACCGCACGTGCGGCGGCGCCCCGCTGAGCTTCATCGACCAGCAGGGGCGGCAACTCGCCGCCATGCCCGCTGAATTCGCCGGCGGTGACGTCGAAATACTCCGGTCACAGCTGTCCCGCATCCTCTACGAGCACAGCCTGGCCCCGCCCGGTGCCGCCCCCGGGGACGCGCCCGAGTACCTCTTCGGCGACTCCCTCACCGGCCTCACCGAGACCGCCGACGGCGTGCGGGTCACCTTCGAACGGGGCGCACCGCGCACCTTCGACCTCGTGATCGGCGCCGACGGCCAGCACTCCACCGTGCGCCGGCTCGCCTTCGGCCCCGAGAGCGCATACGTCAGCCACCTCGGCTACTACGTCGCCGCCTGGGATCTGCCCGCAAACGCGGGGGACCTCGGTGCCCGTCAGGTCGGCTACGGCGAGCCGGGCCGCCTGGTGACCGTCGGCCGGGTGGCCCGCCGCGCCCAGGAACCGGGCTATACCGGCGAAGCCTTCTGCGTCTTCGCCGCGGAGGAACTCTCCTACGACCGGCGCGACCTGCGGTCCCAGAAGAAGGCGGTGGCCGAGGCGTTCGAGGGGGCCGGCTGGCGGACCGCGGAACTGATCGAGAGTCTCCGGGGCGCCGAGAACCTGTACTTCGACGCCATCAGCCGGGTCGATGTGCCGACGTGGTCCAGGGGCCGCGTCGGTCTCCTGGGCGATGCCGCCCACGGCGCCACCGTCGGGGGGATGGGCACCGGCTCGGCGGTCGTCGGCGCCTATGTCCTCGCCGGTGAACTCGCCCTCGCCGGCGGGGATCACGTCACGGCCTTCGCCCGCTATGAACGCACGCTGCGCCCCTATGTGACCCGGTGCCAGGAGGGCGGCCGCGGCGCGGGGGAATTCCTGGCACCGCCCACCCAGGAAGCCATGGACGCCCGCAACGCCCTCCTGAACGACCCGGCCGCGCGCGCCGCCATGCTGGGGGCGGGCCATGACCTCTCCGCAGCCGTCGAGTTGCCCGACTACCCGTCGCTGATCACCGCGGCGTCCGCCGGCGGGATGGGTTCCACGGGAAGGGGGTGCGGGATACGGACCGTGTGA
- a CDS encoding DUF5988 family protein, with amino-acid sequence MAKRTMVILVDGPEGNSLPEHARDAVNDPIRILRGNGYERFEFYGEYADVGGEPVPVYRWCYRTQIAE; translated from the coding sequence ATGGCGAAAAGAACAATGGTGATCCTCGTCGACGGGCCGGAGGGAAATTCCCTGCCGGAGCACGCACGCGACGCCGTGAACGATCCGATAAGGATCCTGCGGGGCAACGGCTACGAGCGTTTCGAATTCTACGGCGAATACGCGGACGTCGGCGGAGAGCCGGTCCCCGTCTACCGCTGGTGCTACCGCACGCAAATCGCCGAGTAG